CTTGATGAGGTAGTCGACGACGCGCTGGTCCCAGTCGTCGCCGCCGAGGCGGTTGTCACCGGCCGTGGCGCGCACCTGGATGGTGGAGAAGTCGTCGTCCTTGCCCACCTCGAGCAGGGACACGTCGAACGTGCCGCCGCCGAGGTCGAAGACCAGGATGAGCTCGTCTTCCTTGCCCTTGTCGAGGCCGTAGGCGAGGGCCGCGGCGGTCGGCTCGTTGATGATACGCAGGACGTTCAGGCCCGCGATCTCACCGGCATCCTTGGTCGCCTGACGCTCGGCGTCGTTGAAGTAGGCGGGGACGGTGATGACCGCGTCGGTCACGCTGTCGCCCAGGTACTCCTCGGCGTCGCGCTTGAGCTTCTGGAGGATGCGCGCGGAGATCTCCTGCGGCGTGTACTGCTTGCCGTCGATCGCCTGCGTCTTCCAGTCGGTGCCCATGTGGCGCTTGACGGAGGAGAGGGTGCGGTCGACGTTGGTGACGGCCTGGCGCTTGGCGGTCTCGCCGACGAGCACCTCGCCGTCCTTCGTGAAGGCGACCACCGAGGGGGTGGTGCGGAAGCCCTCGGCGTTGGCGATGACCTTCGGCTCGCCGCCCTCGAGGACGGAGACGACGGAGTTCGTCGTCCCGAGGTCGATACCCACTGCACGTGCCATGTCTGTTCCCTTTCGTGAAACGGCTCTGAGAAGTCTGCGGGGTTGAGTCTTGACGGCTCAACTTCAATGACTTCCACGATAGCCGCGGCGCTTCGGGGTGTCAAACGCAAGTTGATATGAATAGGCTCAACTTTCGATCGCGCGCCTTGTCCCACTTGCGACATCCCTTGTCCCATTTGCGGCGCAGAGCGTCCCACTTGCTGTCCCTTCTGGCCTCCGTGGACAGCAGTAAGTGGGACACGCCCCAGCGGATGCCGCGGCTCGCCACCCCGCTCCTTAGCGCAGAACGGCGGGATGCCGCGAGTAACGTGACCTGCACGCGCGACGACGCGCCACCCGGTGTTCACCGAAGGGACATACCGTGACGAACATGTCACTGCCCGACCAGCCCGCGCGCCGGGCATCCCCGACGACCACTCACCCGATGGCGGCCCCTCGTCGCGCCGTCATCGCGTGGGGGCTGTGGGACTGGGGCTCGGCTTCGATCAACGCGGTCGCGACATCTTTCGTGTTCACCGTGTATCTCACCGGCAGCGCCTTCGGTGACGCGGCGACCACGTCGCAAGCGCTCTCGCTGGCCCTCACCCTCGCCGGACTGGTCGTTCTCGTCACGGCGCCCATCACCGGACAACGCTCGGACGCCTCGGCGCATCGCAAGCGCTGGCTGGGCATCAACACCGGCGTGGTCGTGCTCATGCTGGCCCTGATGGTCCTCGTCCGCGAGGACACCGCCTACCTGTGGTTCGGACTCACGCTGCTCGCGGTCGGCACCGTCTTCTATGAGTTGGCGAGCGTGAACTACAACGCGATGCTCTCCCAGATCTCCACACCGCGCACGGTGGGCAAGATCTCCGGCTTCGGCTGGGGGATGGGCTACTTGGGGGGCATCGTGCTGCTACTGGTGCTCTACTTCGGCCTCATCAAGCCCGACGTAGGACTGTTCGGGGTCACGGGGGCGGACGGCATGGCTGTGCGCGTGTCGATGCTCCTCGCCGCGATCTGGTTCGCCCTGTCAGCCCTCCCACTGCTGTTCACGGTGCCGGAGAACACGCCGTCGACGCCCGGCGCGGCGCGCATCGGCTTCTTCGCGTCGTACCGTGTGCTCTTCGGAACGGTCGCCTCCCTGTGGCGTGAGAGCCGCACGACCGTGTGGTTTCTGCTCGCCAGCGCGATCTTCCGCGACGGCCTCACGGGAGTCTTCACGTTCGTCGGGGTGCTGGCGACCGGCACGTTCGGGCTCACCGCCGCGGACGTGCTGATCTTCGCCATCGCCGCCAACGTCGTGGCGGGCATCGTGACCATGGCGTCGGGCTTCTTCGACGACCGGTTCGGACCGAAACCGGTCATGATCGTCTCGCTCGTCGCGCTCGTTGTCGGCGGCATCCTGATCTTCGTGCTCCACGACGGAGGGCCCGCTGTGTTCTGGGGGCTCGGCTTGGCGATGGCGATGTTCGTCGGCCCGGCCCAGTCCGCGTCGCGTACTTTCCTGGCCCGCAGCATCCCCGCCGGTCGCGAGGGAGAGGTGTTCGGCCTCTATGCCACGACCGGCCGCGCGGCCGTCTTCCTCGCTCCGATGATGTTCGGCGTCTTCGTCACGCTCGGAGGCGATCAGTACTGGGGCGTTCTCGGGCTCGTCGCCGTGCTGCTCGTCGGGCTGGCGCTGCTGCTGCCAGTCCGCTCGCCGGCTCGCTGATCACCACCCCAGGGCGCCGCCCAACCGAACTGCAAGGTGAGCAATGCGACACCCCGCCGCGCGGCTCATACGCTCGGCGCGTCGCCGGGGATCCCTTGCAGTTGCGCTCGCGACTCGAGCACGGCCCGGATGCCGAGCCGCGCTCAATCGCGGCGCGGGCGCCGATCGCCGCGGTCGTCACGGTCGCGGTCCGGACGCTTGGCGGAGCGCTGGAAGCGGTCGGGCTTGATCTCGATCAGGCGACCGCTGATGCGGGTGCCCTCCAGCCGCTGGAGCGTCTCGCGGGGAAGGTCGGCGGGCAGTTCGACCAGCGAGAAGTCGGGACGGATCTGGATCGCGCCGAAGTCCTCACGGCGAAGACCGCCTTCATTGGCGAGCGCTCCCACGATCTGACGCGGCTCGACCTTGTGCCGACGACCGACCTCGATGCGGTAGGTCGCGGTCGGGCCTCCCGAGCGACGGCGATCGTCGCGGCGGGGCCGGTCGTCGCGGTCGCGGTCGCTGCGGTCGCGTCCGCGATCGTCGCGCTCGAACCGTTCGCGGCGCGCCGGAGCGGGCGGGTCCTCGTCCAGCAGCAGCGGGGTCTCCCCCTGTGCGACGACGGCGAGCGCCGCCGCGACATCCGCCTCGGGCACGTCGTGGTGGGTGACGTAGTGGTTGATGATGTCGCGGAAGCGGTCGATGCGCTCGGTCTCGGCGAGCGCCGCCGTGATGGCGTCGTCGAAGCGGGTCAGACGCGTCGCGTTGACGTCGTCGGCACTGGGCAGCGCCATCTCGGTGAGGGGCTGGCGCGTCGCCTTCTCGATCGACGCCAGCATGCGGCGCTCGCGCGGCGTCACGAAGCTGATCGCGTCGCCCGAGCGGCCCGCACGGCCGGTGCGGCCGATGCGGTGCACGTACGACTCGGTGTCGATGGGCAGATCGAAGTTGACGACGTGGCTGATGCGCTCGACGTCGAGGCCGCGCGCGGCGACATCGGTCGCGACCAGGATGTCGAGCTTGCCGTCCTTGAGCTGATTGACCGTCCGCTCGCGTTGCGCCTGCGCGACGTCGCCGTTGATGGCGGCAGCCGCGTACCCGCGGGCGCGCAGCTTCTCGGCGAGGGTCTCGGTCTCGTTCTTGGTGCGGGTGAAGACGATCATGCCCTCGAAGTTCTCGACCTCGAGGATGCGGGTGAGCGCGTCGACCTTCTGCGGATACGACACGATCAGGTAGCGCTGCGTGATGTTCGTCGCGGTCGAGGTCTTCGCCTTGACGTTGATCTCCTCGGCATCCTTCAGATACGTGCCGGCGAGGCGGCGGATCTGCGCAGGCATGGTCGCGGAGAAGAGTGCGACCTGCTTGCCGGCGGGGGTGTCGGCGAGGATCGTCTCGACATCCTCGGCGAAGCCCATCTTCAGCATCTCGTCGGCCTCGTCGAGCACGAGGAAGCGCAGTTCGGAGAGGTCGAGCGTGCCCTTGTCGAGGTGGTCCATGATGCGACCGGGGGTGCCGACGACGATGTGCACGCCGCGGCGGAGCGCCGACAGCTGCTGCCCGTAGCCCTGGCCGCCGTAGACCGGCAGCACGTGCACGCCGCGCAGGTGCCCCGCGTAGGACTCGAAGGCTTCGCACACCTGCAGCGCGAGCTCGCGCGTGGGGGCGAGCACGAGCGCCTGCGGCGTCTTCTGGGCGAGGTCGAGCTGCGAGAGGATCGGCAGCGCGAAGGCCGCCGTCTTGCCCGTGCCGGTCTGCGCGGTGCCCAGCACGTCGCGGCCGGCGAGCAGCGGCGGGATCGTCGCCGCCTGGATCGCCGACGGCGTCTCGTAGCCGACATCCTTCAGCGCCTTCAGCACGGCGGCGTCGAGGCCGAGATCGGCGAAGCCGGGGGTCGACGGGATGTCGGTGGATGCCGCGGAGTCG
The sequence above is a segment of the Microbacterium sp. PM5 genome. Coding sequences within it:
- a CDS encoding MFS transporter, whose amino-acid sequence is MSLPDQPARRASPTTTHPMAAPRRAVIAWGLWDWGSASINAVATSFVFTVYLTGSAFGDAATTSQALSLALTLAGLVVLVTAPITGQRSDASAHRKRWLGINTGVVVLMLALMVLVREDTAYLWFGLTLLAVGTVFYELASVNYNAMLSQISTPRTVGKISGFGWGMGYLGGIVLLLVLYFGLIKPDVGLFGVTGADGMAVRVSMLLAAIWFALSALPLLFTVPENTPSTPGAARIGFFASYRVLFGTVASLWRESRTTVWFLLASAIFRDGLTGVFTFVGVLATGTFGLTAADVLIFAIAANVVAGIVTMASGFFDDRFGPKPVMIVSLVALVVGGILIFVLHDGGPAVFWGLGLAMAMFVGPAQSASRTFLARSIPAGREGEVFGLYATTGRAAVFLAPMMFGVFVTLGGDQYWGVLGLVAVLLVGLALLLPVRSPAR
- a CDS encoding DEAD/DEAH box helicase; the encoded protein is MASDSLTDPLEAAPAPDTQTDADSAASTDIPSTPGFADLGLDAAVLKALKDVGYETPSAIQAATIPPLLAGRDVLGTAQTGTGKTAAFALPILSQLDLAQKTPQALVLAPTRELALQVCEAFESYAGHLRGVHVLPVYGGQGYGQQLSALRRGVHIVVGTPGRIMDHLDKGTLDLSELRFLVLDEADEMLKMGFAEDVETILADTPAGKQVALFSATMPAQIRRLAGTYLKDAEEINVKAKTSTATNITQRYLIVSYPQKVDALTRILEVENFEGMIVFTRTKNETETLAEKLRARGYAAAAINGDVAQAQRERTVNQLKDGKLDILVATDVAARGLDVERISHVVNFDLPIDTESYVHRIGRTGRAGRSGDAISFVTPRERRMLASIEKATRQPLTEMALPSADDVNATRLTRFDDAITAALAETERIDRFRDIINHYVTHHDVPEADVAAALAVVAQGETPLLLDEDPPAPARRERFERDDRGRDRSDRDRDDRPRRDDRRRSGGPTATYRIEVGRRHKVEPRQIVGALANEGGLRREDFGAIQIRPDFSLVELPADLPRETLQRLEGTRISGRLIEIKPDRFQRSAKRPDRDRDDRGDRRPRRD